One region of Vibrio sp. FE10 genomic DNA includes:
- the atpB gene encoding F0F1 ATP synthase subunit A, which produces MDQVTTAHEYIEHHLTFLTTGDGFWAFNIDSMLVSWITGLLFIGAFRYVVTKGTSGVPGRFQCFIELIFDFVNNLVKEIFQAEDKLIGPLALTTFVWVLLMNAVDLLPIDLIPGLTRAIGLEHFRDLPTADVNIPMSMALGVFILLLTYTFKNKGLKGFIKELTTQPFDNPLLYPVNLVLELITLISKPISLGLRLFGNMYAGEMIFILIALMPWWMQWALSVPWALFHILIVFLQAFIFMVLTVVYLAMATEEHH; this is translated from the coding sequence ATGGATCAAGTCACTACCGCTCACGAATACATAGAGCATCACTTAACCTTCTTAACTACAGGTGATGGTTTCTGGGCGTTCAACATTGACTCAATGTTGGTATCTTGGATTACGGGTTTATTGTTTATTGGAGCGTTTCGATATGTAGTGACCAAGGGCACTAGCGGTGTTCCAGGTCGTTTTCAATGTTTTATCGAGCTTATCTTTGATTTCGTTAACAACCTAGTCAAAGAGATTTTTCAAGCGGAGGATAAATTAATAGGGCCACTGGCATTAACCACTTTTGTTTGGGTGTTGTTAATGAATGCAGTCGACCTATTACCAATTGATTTAATACCAGGGTTAACTCGTGCAATAGGTTTAGAACACTTTAGAGATCTACCGACAGCGGATGTGAATATCCCAATGTCGATGGCACTCGGTGTGTTTATTCTACTGTTAACGTATACGTTTAAGAATAAAGGTTTGAAAGGCTTTATCAAAGAGCTTACTACTCAGCCATTTGATAACCCTCTTTTATATCCTGTTAACTTGGTTCTTGAATTAATAACATTAATTTCAAAGCCAATATCACTAGGCTTACGATTATTCGGAAACATGTATGCAGGCGAGATGATATTCATCCTTATTGCATTAATGCCATGGTGGATGCAATGGGCACTGAGTGTTCCATGGGCCTTATTCCACATATTAATCGTATTCTTACAAGCATTTATATTTATGGTACTGACCGTTGTTTATCTAGCAATGGCAACAGAAGAACACCATTAA
- a CDS encoding membrane dipeptidase, producing the protein MYQQRIVIDGLQYCNWNREYFQTLKASGITAVHATAVYHETARETLSRFAEWNLRFEQNADIIMPIHSMADVETAKATGKVGIFLGAQNCSPIDDEIGLIEVMRQQGLLIMQLTYNNQSLLATGCYEKNDTGITRFGKQAIEEMNRVGMIIDMSHSAERSTLEAIDLSSRPICISHANPTFAHDALRNKSNDVIKALTARGGLIGFSLYPFHLPNGSQCTLEDFCQMVATTADMVGVEHLGIGSDLCLNQPQAVLEWMRNGRWSKAMDYGEGSANNSGWPDALPWFCGSAGMENIYNGLMRHGFSESEAGQVLGENWFNFLKDGLEPQSKG; encoded by the coding sequence ATGTACCAGCAACGGATTGTTATAGATGGATTGCAATACTGCAATTGGAACAGAGAATATTTCCAAACACTAAAGGCGAGCGGCATTACAGCAGTTCACGCTACCGCGGTTTACCACGAGACAGCTCGTGAAACCTTATCTCGCTTTGCAGAATGGAACTTAAGATTCGAGCAGAATGCAGACATTATCATGCCGATTCATTCAATGGCTGATGTTGAAACTGCAAAAGCGACAGGCAAAGTCGGCATTTTTTTAGGTGCTCAAAACTGTTCTCCAATCGACGATGAGATTGGTCTTATCGAAGTGATGCGTCAGCAAGGTCTTTTGATCATGCAATTGACGTACAACAACCAGAGCTTATTGGCGACGGGTTGCTACGAGAAGAACGACACCGGTATTACTCGCTTTGGTAAGCAAGCAATCGAAGAGATGAACCGAGTGGGCATGATCATCGATATGTCTCACAGTGCCGAGCGTTCAACGCTTGAGGCGATTGACTTGTCTTCTCGTCCTATTTGTATCAGCCATGCGAACCCAACGTTTGCTCATGATGCACTACGAAACAAATCAAACGATGTGATTAAAGCCCTAACCGCACGCGGTGGCTTAATCGGATTCAGCTTATACCCATTCCACCTACCAAATGGCAGCCAATGTACGTTGGAAGATTTCTGCCAAATGGTTGCGACTACCGCTGACATGGTTGGCGTAGAACACCTAGGTATTGGTAGTGACCTATGCTTAAACCAACCTCAAGCCGTTCTTGAATGGATGAGAAATGGTCGTTGGTCTAAAGCCATGGACTACGGAGAAGGCTCTGCGAACAACTCAGGTTGGCCAGATGCGTTGCCTTGGTTCTGTGGTAGTGCGGGTATGGAAAATATTTATAACGGATTGATGCGTCATGGTTTCAGTGAGTCTGAAGCTGGGCAAGTCTTGGGAGAAAACTGGTTTAACTTCTTGAAAGATGGCCTAGAGCCTCAAAGCAAGGGTTAA
- a CDS encoding F0F1 ATP synthase subunit delta, which yields MSDYTNIAHPYAKASFDFALGENKLQEWHSMLSILVTVAEEETIAKQISSAEGVHTQQSEELVNLIIHVCQGLVDDHVINLIKVLAENGRLAVIRDLFNLFSDLKDEHERVIPVTVTSSELLTQDQVTSLTAALEKKLERQVEMEQVIDDSLVGGIVIKAGETVIDGSLNTSINRLAHQLHAR from the coding sequence ATGTCAGATTACACCAATATTGCTCATCCCTACGCTAAAGCATCGTTCGACTTTGCTTTAGGTGAAAACAAGTTACAAGAGTGGCACTCAATGCTGTCCATTCTTGTGACGGTAGCGGAAGAAGAAACGATCGCTAAACAGATTTCATCAGCAGAAGGTGTTCACACACAGCAATCTGAAGAACTGGTCAATCTCATCATTCACGTTTGCCAAGGACTTGTTGATGACCACGTCATTAATCTCATCAAAGTCTTGGCTGAGAATGGCCGTCTTGCCGTGATCAGAGACTTGTTTAACTTGTTCAGCGACCTAAAGGACGAACATGAACGTGTAATTCCTGTCACTGTCACCAGTTCAGAATTGCTTACACAAGATCAAGTTACATCACTCACTGCTGCACTTGAGAAGAAATTAGAGCGTCAGGTTGAAATGGAACAGGTTATTGATGACTCGCTGGTTGGCGGGATCGTAATCAAGGCGGGTGAAACCGTCATCGATGGTTCTTTGAACACATCAATTAACCGTTTGGCTCATCAACTTCACGCGAGATAG
- the atpE gene encoding F0F1 ATP synthase subunit C, giving the protein MDIVSAVLYVAGALLIGLGAAGAASGIGNLAGKYLEGVARQPDLTPMLRTQFFIMMGLVDAVPMIGVGIGLYIIFAVA; this is encoded by the coding sequence ATGGATATCGTAAGCGCAGTTTTATATGTAGCAGGTGCATTACTGATCGGTTTAGGTGCAGCAGGCGCGGCATCTGGTATTGGTAACTTAGCAGGTAAATACCTTGAAGGTGTTGCTCGCCAACCAGACCTTACTCCAATGCTTCGTACTCAATTCTTCATCATGATGGGCCTTGTTGATGCTGTACCGATGATCGGTGTTGGTATCGGTCTATACATCATCTTTGCCGTTGCTTAA
- a CDS encoding aldehyde dehydrogenase family protein: MTQLQNVQAENALYIGGEWQAGVSTVANINPSDISENIGNFAQASADQVQQAISAAKHAQPEWEKTPIERKQAVLQAIGDELIARCDELGTLLSREEGKPFAEGRGEIYRAGQFFQYFAAEVLRQIGDNAESVRPGVSVEVTREAVGVIGIISPWNFPTATAAWKIAPALAFGNSVIWKPANLTPASAVALTEIIHRQGMPAGTFNLVLGSGSKVGDALINSKDVNGVSFTGSVDTGRKVAAATAPNFVRCQLEMGSKNALVVADDADIQTAVDATIAGSFSGAGQKCTASSRLVVMDGIHDQYVEALIKRMSELKVGHALEDGVFMGPVVDGNQLEANLGWVEKARQSGGELAFGGERLSMKHEGFYMSPTLFLNTKNDWEVNQEEVFAPMASVIRVADLEEAIATTNDTRFGLTGGIITQSLRTSAMFKQQAQTGCVMVNLPTAGTDYHVPFGGRKESSFGPREQGQYAKEFYTVVKTAYQRPY, from the coding sequence ATGACTCAATTACAGAATGTTCAAGCAGAAAACGCACTTTACATTGGCGGCGAATGGCAAGCGGGTGTAAGCACCGTTGCGAACATTAACCCATCAGATATTTCTGAAAACATCGGTAACTTCGCACAAGCAAGTGCTGACCAAGTTCAACAAGCGATTTCAGCGGCGAAGCACGCTCAACCAGAGTGGGAAAAAACGCCGATTGAACGTAAGCAAGCGGTACTTCAAGCGATTGGTGATGAGCTGATTGCACGTTGTGACGAGCTGGGTACTTTGCTTTCTCGTGAAGAAGGTAAGCCTTTTGCTGAAGGTCGTGGTGAGATTTATCGTGCAGGTCAGTTCTTCCAGTACTTTGCGGCTGAAGTGCTTCGTCAAATTGGCGATAACGCAGAATCAGTACGCCCTGGCGTTTCTGTAGAAGTGACTCGTGAAGCGGTGGGTGTTATCGGCATCATCTCTCCTTGGAACTTCCCGACAGCAACTGCAGCTTGGAAAATCGCTCCAGCATTGGCTTTCGGTAACAGCGTTATCTGGAAACCAGCAAACCTAACACCAGCAAGTGCCGTTGCGTTAACTGAGATCATCCACCGCCAAGGCATGCCAGCAGGTACGTTTAACCTTGTTCTAGGTAGCGGTTCTAAAGTAGGTGATGCACTGATCAACTCTAAAGATGTGAACGGTGTGAGCTTTACTGGTTCTGTTGATACAGGTCGTAAGGTTGCGGCTGCTACAGCGCCAAACTTCGTTCGTTGCCAACTAGAGATGGGCAGTAAGAACGCACTTGTGGTTGCTGATGATGCTGATATCCAAACAGCTGTTGATGCGACTATCGCAGGTTCGTTCTCTGGCGCGGGTCAAAAATGTACAGCATCTTCTCGTCTAGTGGTAATGGATGGCATTCACGATCAATACGTTGAAGCACTAATCAAACGCATGAGCGAACTTAAAGTGGGTCACGCACTAGAAGACGGCGTATTCATGGGCCCTGTTGTTGACGGCAACCAGCTTGAAGCAAACCTAGGTTGGGTTGAGAAAGCACGTCAAAGTGGCGGTGAACTGGCATTTGGTGGCGAACGCCTAAGCATGAAACACGAAGGTTTCTACATGTCTCCAACGCTGTTCTTAAACACTAAGAACGATTGGGAAGTGAACCAAGAAGAAGTGTTTGCACCAATGGCAAGCGTGATTCGTGTCGCTGACCTAGAAGAAGCTATCGCGACAACCAACGATACTCGCTTTGGCCTAACGGGCGGCATCATTACTCAAAGCCTACGTACTAGCGCAATGTTCAAGCAACAAGCGCAAACAGGTTGTGTGATGGTGAACCTACCAACAGCAGGCACAGATTACCACGTACCGTTTGGTGGTCGTAAAGAGTCTAGCTTCGGTCCTCGTGAGCAAGGTCAATACGCGAAAGAGTTCTACACAGTGGTGAAGACAGCTTACCAGCGTCCTTACTAA
- a CDS encoding LysR family transcriptional regulator has protein sequence MSIKLQQLKHFVLVVEEGGFRAASHRANRSQAALSTSIKELEKILGQPLFETGNKSTLTPFGEICLPKIIQFLNVYKALDNDLRAAAAGQQGRVRIASVPSVAAKLIPSVLGAFCEQYPNVEVSLIDDNAAGVEARLLSGEVDVALGNSSHLEEESIDFTPLLSDPIGVVCLKDNPIASQKEGIEWQTLLKQPFIRNGTCTLLDPTPARMLSEQALYSVENITSLFSVLELGIGVTTLPKLAFPTNETRLVWIPLIDPPLQRQIGIFRLADRTISPQAQAFHDLCIQYLSYEDS, from the coding sequence ATGAGTATTAAGCTACAACAGTTAAAACATTTCGTTTTAGTGGTCGAAGAAGGCGGATTTCGAGCAGCATCTCACCGTGCGAATCGATCGCAAGCGGCACTTTCTACGTCAATAAAAGAGCTAGAAAAAATACTTGGTCAGCCACTGTTTGAAACAGGCAACAAATCAACGCTGACACCTTTCGGGGAAATATGCCTCCCAAAAATCATTCAATTCCTGAATGTTTACAAAGCATTAGACAATGACCTGCGCGCAGCCGCGGCAGGACAACAAGGAAGAGTTCGAATAGCGAGCGTGCCATCGGTCGCTGCAAAATTAATCCCTAGTGTCTTAGGGGCTTTTTGTGAGCAGTACCCTAATGTAGAAGTCAGCTTGATTGATGATAATGCGGCAGGTGTGGAAGCGAGACTACTGTCTGGAGAGGTGGATGTTGCCCTCGGAAATAGCTCCCATTTAGAAGAAGAGAGCATCGACTTCACGCCTTTACTTTCCGATCCTATAGGTGTGGTCTGCCTCAAAGACAACCCTATCGCCTCTCAAAAAGAGGGAATCGAATGGCAAACTTTGTTAAAACAACCCTTCATTCGCAATGGTACTTGTACCCTACTTGACCCAACACCCGCACGAATGCTCAGTGAACAAGCTCTGTATTCAGTAGAGAACATTACTTCGCTGTTTTCGGTGTTAGAGCTCGGGATAGGCGTGACCACACTACCTAAACTGGCTTTCCCAACCAATGAAACCCGCTTGGTGTGGATTCCATTGATTGATCCGCCTTTACAGCGCCAGATCGGTATTTTCAGGTTGGCTGACCGTACGATATCGCCACAAGCACAAGCCTTTCACGATTTGTGTATTCAGTACCTAAGTTATGAAGACTCATAA
- a CDS encoding F0F1 ATP synthase subunit B: MNLNASMFGQAISFVIFVWLCMKYVWPPLTAMLDERQKEIADGLRHSENAAKELELAKSNGAQIVADAKKNVTELIEQGKKRRNEIITLAHQEGEQEKARILEQGRAELEGERQKLRRELQADMADAVIQSAQKLISKNLDSETNRALVDQMISEL, from the coding sequence ATGAATTTAAATGCCAGCATGTTTGGTCAAGCAATCTCATTCGTGATTTTTGTTTGGCTATGCATGAAATATGTATGGCCCCCTCTCACCGCGATGTTAGACGAGCGCCAAAAAGAAATTGCTGATGGTTTACGCCACTCAGAGAATGCAGCGAAAGAGCTAGAACTAGCAAAATCAAATGGCGCACAAATCGTCGCAGATGCGAAAAAAAATGTGACCGAACTGATTGAGCAAGGTAAAAAACGCCGCAACGAAATCATCACCTTAGCTCACCAAGAAGGCGAGCAAGAAAAGGCACGCATCTTAGAGCAAGGTAGAGCTGAACTAGAAGGCGAACGTCAAAAGTTACGCCGTGAACTTCAGGCGGATATGGCAGACGCTGTTATTCAAAGTGCACAGAAATTGATCAGCAAAAACCTAGATTCTGAAACGAACCGAGCGTTAGTTGATCAAATGATAAGCGAACTCTAA
- a CDS encoding BCCT family transporter has protein sequence MSDLTNSVKSSNVNAGQANTASKKPKSESTSDKLGLTNPALWYSGGFIALFVTLALFDGELLSTLVNTGFAWSVKVFGPYWQMLLLLTFLIGLGLAAGRTGKVILGGIAKPEMDGFRWMAIIFCTLLAGGGVFWAAAEPIAHYVNPPPLYGAQENAQQGAVNALSQSFMHWGFLAWAIVGSLTSIVVMHLHYDKGLPLKPRILLYPVLGERALKGHTGALIDACCIVAVAAGTIGPIGFLGLQVSYALNELFGIPDGFTTQLIIILFAIVLYTLSALSGLNRGMQMLSRYNVILAMALMVYILIFGPTNFIFNGYIQGVGSMIDNFIPMATYRGDEGWLSWWTVFFWGWFLGYGPMMAIFIARISRGRSIRQLVSTISLIAPFVTCFWFTIVGGSGLAFEIADPGSVSKAFEGFNLPGALLAVTQQLPMPMLISILFLILTTIFIVTTGDSMTYTISVVISGETEPNAIIRTFWGVMMGVTALILISLGSGGISALQSFIVITAVPVSLILLPSLWNAPQIAIKMAKEQGF, from the coding sequence ATGTCTGATTTAACCAATAGCGTGAAATCTTCAAACGTAAATGCGGGTCAAGCAAACACAGCAAGCAAAAAACCTAAGTCTGAATCTACTTCAGACAAGTTAGGACTAACCAACCCAGCACTTTGGTACAGCGGCGGTTTTATCGCTCTGTTCGTAACGCTTGCTTTGTTTGATGGGGAGCTACTCTCTACATTAGTAAACACGGGCTTTGCATGGTCTGTAAAAGTGTTCGGCCCTTATTGGCAAATGCTTCTTCTTCTGACTTTTCTTATTGGTCTTGGCCTGGCGGCAGGGCGAACAGGCAAGGTTATCCTAGGCGGCATCGCGAAACCTGAAATGGATGGCTTCCGTTGGATGGCTATCATCTTCTGTACGCTACTTGCGGGCGGCGGTGTATTTTGGGCGGCAGCAGAGCCTATCGCACACTACGTTAACCCACCACCGTTGTATGGCGCACAAGAAAACGCACAACAAGGTGCGGTGAATGCTCTATCACAATCATTCATGCACTGGGGTTTCCTAGCATGGGCAATTGTGGGCAGCTTAACGTCTATCGTGGTTATGCACCTTCACTACGACAAAGGCTTGCCTCTTAAACCTCGTATTTTGCTTTACCCAGTTTTGGGCGAAAGAGCACTAAAAGGCCACACCGGCGCACTGATTGATGCATGTTGTATTGTCGCTGTAGCGGCGGGTACTATCGGCCCGATTGGTTTCTTAGGCTTGCAAGTCAGCTACGCACTGAATGAACTGTTTGGTATTCCAGATGGCTTCACAACACAGCTAATCATCATCTTGTTCGCTATCGTGCTTTACACATTGTCTGCATTAAGTGGTCTTAACCGCGGAATGCAAATGCTAAGCCGTTACAACGTAATTTTAGCAATGGCATTGATGGTCTACATCCTTATCTTTGGTCCAACGAACTTCATCTTTAATGGCTACATCCAAGGTGTAGGCAGCATGATAGATAACTTCATCCCAATGGCAACATACCGTGGTGACGAAGGTTGGTTAAGCTGGTGGACAGTGTTCTTCTGGGGTTGGTTCCTAGGTTACGGCCCAATGATGGCAATCTTCATCGCTCGTATTTCACGCGGTCGTAGTATTCGCCAATTGGTATCAACCATTAGCCTTATTGCACCGTTTGTAACTTGCTTCTGGTTCACTATTGTTGGTGGCTCTGGTCTTGCGTTCGAAATCGCAGATCCAGGCAGCGTAAGTAAAGCGTTCGAAGGCTTCAACTTACCAGGCGCGCTACTGGCGGTAACTCAGCAGCTACCTATGCCAATGCTAATTTCTATTTTGTTCTTGATCTTAACCACGATCTTCATCGTAACGACGGGTGACTCGATGACTTACACCATCAGTGTGGTTATCAGTGGTGAGACAGAACCTAATGCAATTATTCGTACTTTCTGGGGTGTGATGATGGGGGTAACAGCGTTAATTCTGATTTCCCTAGGTTCAGGCGGTATTTCTGCGCTGCAATCGTTCATTGTTATCACAGCGGTACCGGTGTCCTTAATCTTACTGCCATCGCTTTGGAATGCGCCTCAAATCGCAATCAAGATGGCGAAAGAACAAGGTTTCTAA
- a CDS encoding RidA family protein yields the protein MNAQTKKHPVKTELFASKAPLEWAIVNNGTLYTAQIPIDETGAVVEGGIEAQTRQTFNNLVHTLECAGESMDSVLQVLIYVTDREYLKTVNSVYGEYFNAPYPNRAAVVVAGLAREEMLVEFVVYASASQPE from the coding sequence GTGAACGCACAAACTAAAAAACACCCAGTAAAAACCGAGCTTTTTGCTTCAAAAGCACCACTAGAGTGGGCAATCGTTAATAACGGCACTCTATACACAGCGCAGATTCCAATTGATGAAACTGGCGCAGTAGTAGAAGGCGGTATTGAAGCGCAAACGCGTCAGACTTTTAACAACCTTGTTCATACGTTGGAGTGTGCAGGCGAATCGATGGATTCAGTGCTGCAAGTTCTGATTTACGTGACAGACCGTGAATATCTAAAAACGGTAAATAGCGTATACGGAGAATACTTCAATGCACCTTATCCAAACCGTGCTGCGGTCGTCGTTGCAGGGTTAGCAAGAGAAGAGATGCTGGTCGAGTTCGTGGTTTATGCATCGGCGTCTCAACCTGAATAA